A window from Barnesiella propionica encodes these proteins:
- the rpsN gene encoding 30S ribosomal protein S14: MAKESMKAREVKRAKLVAKYTAKREQLKAEGNYEALQLLPKNASRVRLHNRCKLTGRPKGYMRQFGISRIQFREMASAGLIPGVKKASW; encoded by the coding sequence AAGTAAAGAGAGCGAAATTAGTTGCCAAATATACTGCTAAAAGAGAACAACTTAAAGCAGAAGGAAACTATGAGGCTCTTCAACTGCTGCCGAAAAATGCTTCTCGCGTACGTTTACACAATCGTTGCAAATTGACCGGTCGTCCTAAAGGATATATGCGTCAGTTTGGGATTTCCCGTATACAATTCCGCGAAATGGCATCGGCCGGTTTAATTCCGGGTGTTAAAAAAGCAAGCTGGTAA
- the rpsH gene encoding 30S ribosomal protein S8, whose protein sequence is MTDPIADYLTRLRNAIKAQHRVVEVPASNLKKEITKILFEKGYILNYKFVEDGPQGSIKIALKYDPVNKVNAIKKLIRVSSPGLRKYTGYKDMPRVLNGLGIAILSTSKGVMTNKEARELKIGGEVICYIY, encoded by the coding sequence ATGACAGATCCAATAGCAGATTATCTGACAAGATTGAGAAATGCAATTAAAGCTCAGCACAGAGTTGTTGAAGTGCCTGCCTCGAACTTGAAAAAAGAAATCACGAAAATCCTTTTTGAAAAAGGCTACATTCTGAATTATAAGTTTGTAGAAGACGGTCCTCAAGGTTCTATTAAAATAGCCTTGAAGTATGACCCGGTAAACAAAGTAAACGCTATCAAGAAACTGATTCGTGTTTCAAGTCCGGGTTTACGTAAGTACACAGGATACAAAGATATGCCACGTGTACTTAATGGTTTGGGTATCGCTATCCTTTCCACTTCTAAGGGTGTTATGACGAATAAAGAAGCCCGTGAGTTGAAAATCGGAGGTGAAGTAATTTGTTACATATATTAA